In the Arachis ipaensis cultivar K30076 chromosome B04, Araip1.1, whole genome shotgun sequence genome, attagtatcttcattgtagaggattatcctgggggatccttcctctatctctactgggatcgttgcctccattccataagcaagTCAGAAGGGTGATTCttctgtggtggagtgtggagttgtccgatatgcccataggacttgtgggagcccttcggcccaagctccctttgcacccTGTAGTCTTCGTTTTAACCCgtctagtatgactttgttggcagcttttgcctgtccattagcttgtgggtgttctacggatgtgaattggtgctttatttttaagTCGGCTACCAAGTTTCTAAAACCTGTATCAGTAAATTGAGTgacattatctgtggtgatggagtaagaaACTCTAAACCTTGTAATAATGTTTCTGTAtagaaatttttgacttctttgggtggtggcattggctaggggctctgcctcaatccattttgtaaaatagtctatccGTACAATGAGaaatttgacttgtcccgatccttggggaaAAGGTCCGACGAGGtctagtccccattttgcgaatggccagggtgatcttacactgatgagctcttctggtggagcgatatggaagttagcatgcttctgacatggttgGCATGTCTTGACGAATTCTGCCGCTTCTTTGCGTAAGGTTGGCCAGAAaaatccagctcggagtaccttcttggaaagagctcgtgcccccaagtggttgccacacatgccactgtgtacttcttccaggaCTTCCCTTGTGTTAGAAGTCGGTACACACTTTAGGAgaggtgttgagatccctctcctatataagatgtcgCCCACCATAGTATAGTACTGTGATTCTCAtattaacctctttgcctctttcttatatgtggggagtgtttctgtctTGAGGTATTTGATAATGTGGGTCATCCATATTTGATCCTGACCAtatatggttaggaccttttcttcctctgaGATTGATGGGCTTTGTAGTGTTTCCTGGATGatgcttctattattgccccctggtttggtgctagctagttttgagagtgcgtcagctcgagcattctgctCCCAGGGtatatgtcggacctcatattccccgagttgtccgagctattcTTTGGTTTTGTCCAGATACTTCTTCATGGTGTGATCTTTTGCTTGGTAAGTCCCTTCTATTTATGAGATAACTATTTGGgaatcactgaagatggtgagcttttaaactcctacctccttagccagcctcaaaccagccagtaatgcTTCATATTTGGCTTGATTATTTGATGCAGGGAATTCAAACTTtagtgagagttcgatttgggttccctgatcgctttctattatcacacctgccccactcccggttttgtttgaggatccgtccacgtagagattccacttTGTGGGAGTTCCTAGGGTATCAGTGTACTCAGCAATGAAGTTGgctagatactgtgatttgattaCTGTTCGAGCTTCATATTGCAAATCAAATTTGGACAACTCGACTGTCCACTACAGTATTTTTCCaactaagtctgtcttctgtagaatgccttttatgggctggctgGTCCAAACCTTGATAGTGTGTGCTTGAAAGTAGGGGCGAAGTCGTCGGGAAGtgagtatgagagcataggcgaacttctctattttttgatagttttGCTCGGCCCCTTatagggctttgctgatgaagtagatggatTGTTGCCCGCTTTCGTCCTCTCTAACTAGTGCTGATGCTATTGTCCGATTTTCTACTGCCAGGTATAGTATGAGTGCTTCTCCCTCCCGTGGccgggtaagaatgggtggttgccccaagaaatttttgaaatcttggaaggctttctCACACTCTGGGTATAGTATGAGTGCTTCTCCCTCCCgtggtcgggtaagaatgggtggttgccccaagaaacttttgaaatcttggaaggctttctCGCACTCTTCAGTccattcaaaccactttcccttccttaatgtggCGTAAAAGGGGAGGGATCTTATAGCTGAACCGGCTAAGAACCGGGACAGAgctgccagtcttccgttgagctgttgtacttctttgacgcaggttggacttttcatgttgagtatagcccgacatttatctgggttcgcatcaattcctctttgtgtgagcatgaagcccaggaatttgccagcttctaccacgaaggtacattttgcaggattaagtcgtataccatgctttctgatggtgtcggACACTTTTGCAAGGTCGGGTAATATGGATTTCTCagtttgtgtttttaccagcatatcgtcgaCGTAGACCTCCATCAGTTTCCCGAtgtgtttgataaaccactattttatggtttatcttgtgctcaattgagtggattttatcaatctttcatacacttattcatatgatttgcatgagtttacgttttccttcctgattttgtgctatgattgaaaacatgcttctttggtcttaattttgatatgtttaatcttctcttattaccattcgatgccttgatatgtgtgttaagtgttttcagagattacagggcacgaatggcttagaggatggaaaggaagcattcaaaagtggaaggaatacaagaagttgaaggaactgcaaagctgtcagcctgaccctctcgcactaaaacgaccataacttgagctacagtggtccaaatgatgcggttctagttgcgttggaaagataacgtctggggcttcgatttgatatataatttgccatagtggccATATAGCtaggcgacgcaaacgcgtgctccacgcggacatgtcgcagtgacaaaaatcagcgtggcagattttgcaatcagcgatttttgggctatttcCGGCCCGGTTTCaatcccagaaaacacagattaaaggctgcAAAGTGGAGGAATGAAGGGAGATGACGGAattttcacttttcataatttagatgtagttttagagagagagagagagatgctctctcctctctcttaggatttaggattagtattcctcttaaaggaattagaatttcttattatttcaacttacaatttcttctgagttccaggttcgatgttccttttatttatttttctaatttaatttatgaacttttccatgttaaatttgaatattctatttaatataatttgaggtattttcagatctatTATTTGTTTCtcttatttatgatataaataatttagaattttcccttttggctttggttaagtgattggtgacgcttgagttatcaaactcgaggtgttgactgaaaattggaattctttgctgattaatttggattccactaactctagtctttccaaggaaaagactaggacttgaggattcatattGATTTATCCACCTGACTTACCTTCGTAGTTagagtgggagcaaaatccaattctcatcacattgataaggataactaggataggacttccagttctcatacctcgtcaagagcttttctagttattagtttattccTTTTTCTATTTACTATtattgctttttatcttatacattaaaaaaaaaccccaaaaacatatcattttccataaccaataataaatcatacctccctgcaatttcttgagaagacaacccgaggtttgaatacttcagttataaattttatcaagggtttgttacttgtgacacccaaaacttttgtaagaaaggaattcttgttggtttagaaactatactaccaacgcaattatttttataaaattctaaattagcagaaaTCCGTTCTTCAGTGTTCTACGAAGATtttgttcattaatctttggtaggtagctcctgcatttttgagtccgaacggcatgacgatatagcagtaatttgctttgggagttaggaacgaggtcttttcttggtcaggtggatacatcgggatttgattgtatcctgaataagcatccatgaaggagaggtacttgtatcccgaAGAGACATCCACTAGAGCGTCTATGTTTGTAGTGGGTaggggtcttttgggcaggctttattgaggtcggtgtagtcagtgcacatctgccacttcccatttgactttttcaccaagacaacattggctagccatagtagGTATTTGActtcccttatgaatcctgcctccagtaaggctTGCACTTGCTCATCCACAGCTTAGGACTTTTCCAGtccgagcttcctacgcttctgctgcactggccgagatcctgggtataccaccagtttgtggcacattagtttgggatctatgcctggcatgtctgcggccttccatgcaaagagatcggcgTTATCCTTTAGGAACTATATTAGAGACTCCTTCATGTCTCCTTTCAAGGTTTCCCCTACGTTTGTCGTTTTATCACGGGCATCACCGATTTGGACCTCTTCAGTCTCGCCTTCATGTTGTGGGCGGAATTCCTCGCGAGCTTGAATACCCCCGAGTTTAATGGTGTTGACTTCCTCTCCTTTGAGGTTGCctttgaggttcagactttcattgtaacagcgtcgcccagttttttggtctccttttattatggcgatcccttctggagttgggaacttcatgcacagatgtggagttgaaactactgTGGCGAGCTGGTtcaacgttgtccgacctattagggcattgtaggctgagctcacgttAAATACTATGTAGTCtatattgagtgtccttgactGGGTTCCCTTTCCGAAAGTTGTGTGAagtgagatatatccaagtggttggattggagtgtctcccagcccaaataagctattcggatatgctctgagctctttttcttgtaagccgagtttgtcgaaggcggatttgaacaagatatccgcggagcttccttggtctattaGTGTACTGTGaagattagcgttggccaatatgatggtaatgaccatgggatcatcatgtcccgtGATTACACCTATTGCATCTTCTTTAGTAAAGGtaattgtggggaggtcggttgACCTCTCTCCTTCCCTGACATGATATACTtatttaaggtgtcttttgcgagatgatttagagatccctcctcctgcgaatcctccatttatcatatgtacATGTCTCTCAGGGGTACGGGGTGGTCGTTCAGCCTGTCCGACCTCTTGGTCTAGTCTTCTATTCCTCGGCTTGTCGGTCTTGTTGGCCAAGAACCTATCTAGTCTTCCTTCCCGGGCTAGCTTTTCTATGACGTCTTTTAAGTcgtagcattcgttggtggagtgtCCGTAGATTCGATAATATTCGCAGTACTCTGTCCGACATtcccctccttttttgcttttgattgggcgaggtggtgggactttctcagtgttgcatatttctcggtaaacatccacaagaaatacccgaagaggggtgtagttgtggtatatTTTAGGCTTTTTATTGGATTGATATTCtcttttcttggactctttatccttgtcctgaGATGGGTAGGAGAGTCCAGATTTCGAGGTTTCTCCCaatcgagagttctcctccatgttgatgtacttttctgctcttTCTTGTACCTTGTTCAGAGATGTTGGTTGCTTTTTTGATATGGaatgactaaaaggtccttcccgtaggccattgatgagacccatgatggctgcttctattggcagactttgtatgtcgagacacactttgttgaatctttccatgtaattgcgaaggcttttccgatctccttgcttgatccctaacaggctcggggcgtgtttagctttgtccttctggatggagaatcgggTCAGGAATCTTTTAGCTAAGTCGTCAAAACTGGTGATGGACCTAGGAGGCAAACTATTGAACcacttaattgctgtctttgtcagggtggtcgggaaggctttgcatcgaacagCGTCCGAGGtgtcagtgagatacattctgctcctgaagttgctgagatgatggcttggatccgaGGTGCCATCGTATGAAGTCATGTCGGGGGCTTTAAAATCTTTTGGCACTttggctttcatgatctctttggtgaagggatcttggtCTTTGTGGGAGTTATCTTCTTTGTTGAGGCGAGCAGTTCTGGTCTGGAGGTCGGCTTTCAGTTTCGTGAGCTTATCTTCTAGTTCTCGGCAATGTCTAGTTTCTCTTCGGAGGTCTCTTTCAGCCTCTCGTTGATGTTCAGCCTCCTGTTCGAGCTATTTGAGGCGATCTTGTTGCTCTCTGATGGCTTCCAAGATTTCTGTGTTTGTGTTGGAAGGTTGTTTATCCCCCTTGTTTTGGGGTGCTTCTTTGGATGTGACCTCCGTATTTTTAAGCGGAGTTCTTTCTTCCAAACCAGAGTTGTGGTCATTGTCacggttgtccgccatgatgatgggatgactttcaggtccccggcaacagcgccaatgttccgtgggttacctgaaactgaaggtcgatctcataTGAGATatgctgtggtggccggagctgtcgtgtccaacTCATCGGACTTGGTGGTGCtgttgatccttcgtcaccggaggatggtggtacctgcaagagactccgatgctgaagttagcatgggctttaagcaggtttttagtagaatcagagtatgagttatacctgagtgctctagtatatttatagtagtgtgggttgacctttctagataagataagttagttatcatatcttatcttttaagtgaggtcatcttatctctaAGGGGAACCGCctctatctttctaggctttggttACCTTTAGATTAGGCTATGTCCCTTaatttgggcctacttgggcccatgtagcgatttggccgagctcttttagagAAGAGATCGGGGAAgctaacctgaagaggtcggttgctttgtcttCGATCTCCCTAGGTCGGATAGCTTGACCCAGTGTATGAACAGAGGCCATGCAAATTGTTATGCTTGAGTGCATGAGAAACCTGCAACGAGAGCAGAGAGAGGCATATCTTATGGCGAAGGATTCCAACAAATTCATAGAGGAGCACGTCGTCAAGATTACCATTCTAAATTAGACCATGATGACAAGCTCATCCTCAAGGGTGCAGGAATTAATCAAAGATCGATTAGCCAGTCGGGGAGTTCTCTGGATATCGATATGTTAGGCTCATTTGAAAATCCAAATAGTGATGGGtcccttttcctttatctttctttataaatatatttagttGGCATTATAGAGGTGCTAATAAGAGATTGTTTCCAATTTTGTTATCTTGTTCGAAACCCATATTAGTTGGGTTCGAGGCAGGGACATTAGGGATAAGCTTGGTTTTGATGGTTGTTTCATTGAAGTTGCTATTGGTCATTCTGGAGGTATTTGGGCCTTGTGTGACTCTTGGATTTGGAAAGTGGACATTCTGAGACATGCAACCAATTTATTCATATGCTAGTCTCTTGCAAAAATTCTGCTCCATGGGTCCTTTTGTTATTTATGGAATCCCCAAAATTTTAGTAGAAAGAGTTTATGGGATAATTTAAGGTAGCTCTTTAATAGTATCAACCTTTCTTGGTGCCTCATGAGGGACTTTAATGCTATTCTTAATGACCACAAAAGGAAGGAAGGTGCTATTAGAATTGGTTCTGAtcaaggttgtcaaactcgcgagtctaggtaaactcgtggagctgacCTAGACTCGACTCGTAGACTCGTACAAGTTTACCTGTtatacattttaaaaatatatatatatatatatatatatatatatatatcatgtataatatatatatttactcaGATATAAACATTCAAACCTAACAATTTCAACATCAAAACACATAATAAATTAACCTAATACTAAAATTACAAGTTACAACAAGTACTTTGGATCACACATTTAAATCCTTCACAAGTATTTATCTAGTTCAACATAAAACACACAATTACACAATCAAAAGTTCATAAGACATAACCAAAacacaaaagaaaacaacaaagCAATAATTAAATTTCTAATAAACTCTAAAACTCAAATCctccaatatcttcatcttccatggcatcaacatcatcatcttcacCATCTTCATCAGAAACATCATTTCTTTCAGCCTCAGGTTCAACACGGCCAAcaaaatcttcatcatcattcacatgttcatcttcttcctctattaAATTTTATTGTGGATCCCCAATAAACTCATTCTCACCTCCCTCACCCATGTTAAATTCAttactattcatacttggaaTAGCAAATTCATTACTATTTGGATCATCATTAGTATTGTCATTCGTTGGCAAGTGAGAATGCTCAACACTTTCAGCAATATTTTCATTAACATCCTCAGTTATCCACTCATCATCAGAATGCACTGCATCAAATTCAAGTTCTTGAGTTTTTCTAATTTGCTTGCCCTTTAACTTCAAATTATACATCACATACACTAAatcattcattttcttttgatgcaACCGATTTCTTCTCTTTGTATGAACCTACAAACATATAGTTCCAATagttaataaaaatacaaaaattaaaattaaaataaataatgaatagTTCTAAGGAAGTAAGGAATAAGGAATTACCATTTTAAATGCACTCCAATTATGCTCACAACCAGATGAACTACAAGTTAAGCTTAGAACTCGGATAGTAAACTTCTTTAGTTCTGGACAACTATCTCCATAGAAGTCCCACCACTCAGCAGGTAGCATGGTCTTCCTACTACTCTTTGCAGTTTCATTACCAAAGAGGCCTCTAGCATAATGAAAGTCAGGAAGCTGTAGACCAACCTTTTTCCTTTCTTCCTGGTTAGGAACCAGTTTTTTCAAACAACTATATAGGTCAATCTTAATGTCAGCATCATCAACCATGAAATTTGGTTCATAGTGATAATGAGGATTAAGATAATACGCAGCTGCATGCAATGGTCTATGCAATTGACTTTCCCACCTTCCATCAATAATTTCCCATATAGGTTCGTAACTAAAAATAACAATAcaaatgaataaaaataagaaaattaaataaataactgaatATAAGAAGAAAATATGGTAACATGATACATTGATAATCAAATATTAAAGCTTTCAATTAGTCAAGACTCAAGATTACCTCTTTTTAACACAACCGAAGTTAGTCCTGATTGTTTCTTTGGCGTTTCTCATGCCTTCAAAGATGAAACCCATGGCTGGTTTTTCATTCGAATCAACCAAGCGAAGGACTATAATGAGAGGAGCAGCAGTCTTGAGGCATATGACAATATTCTTCCATAGCCTACTATCCAAGGCCATGTTTTGGACTCTTATTCCTTCAGGCGTTGATGCAACCTTAGTTGTCTTCCAATCAGCAGAAGTAAACATAGTCATCAATGGTCCTTTATTATCATGAAGACAAGTGAGAGTCAAATAGGCAGTGGCGAATCTTGTGGCACCTGGCCGAACCAAGTCCTTTCCCTTTGTAAAAATTCCTCAACATGCTAATGAGCATACTCCGAGAGTAGATAAAAGTGGtgattttcctttccttttttatGGTTGTTTCATGCACCTTTAGCTTCTTTTCAAAATCCTCTAATATCAAATCTATGCAGTGTGCAGCACATGGTGTCCAATACAAACTTTTTCTAGTCTCCATCATTCTTTCTCCAGCAGCCTTATAATTAGCAGCATTATCTGTAACAATTTGGACTACATTCTCTTCACCAACAAATTCTACGGCATCTTCTAGCATTTTGACAACTTTATCCATTGTTTCGAGATGTCAGAAGTGTCCAATGAATAAAGAAAAACTGTTCCTTTAGGGCTGTTCACCAAGAAATTACAAATACTACGCCTTTTTTTATCAGTCCATCCATCCGACATGATTGAACAACCAGTTCTCTTCCACTCTACTTTAAATTCAGTAAGCATTTCATCAACATTGTTCACTGTTTTCTTTAATTGGGTTTCTCTTAACTCATGGTAAGAAGGGGGTTTGTAGCCAATATCTTTAGTACCGGCAAGGTTATGCTTGAACCTATAAATTTCTCTGCTTATAGTCTTTGAGCAATAATTACACTTCACTTTTTTACCATTGCCTTGAACATCAATCCCATGTTTCCATCCTATATCACTTCTATTTCCAGTTGCATTTTTTCTCCTAGAAACAGCAGGTGTAGGTCTAGGAATACTAGGAAGTGAAGACCCTGTCCCTGAACCAACATTCTCAgacattttatatttttatcccTAAAAATCAACAACCCAAATAACAAATTCAGATTCAGATTATCCACTAACTAAATTCAGATTCAAATTATCCACTAACTAAATTCATAACTAACACTAGTTTCAGCTACACTTACAACAATAATGTTTAAAAGATGAAAAATTTTCAGCATCATAAGACTTAATCAATAATCATCACTCCAAATGCAGTACAGCAAGCAATACTTTTGTGATTCGGAATAATATACCACCCAGTTATGAGTTAACCCAAAAGTCCATTCTCATTGTCATATGAACCCCCTTTGAGGTCATTAATATGATCAAGCACAAACAAATTAAAACAATGGCAACCAGAGTCAACCACCAATACTCCAATACTCACTTTATCACACAACAGATACATTTTCATTTAAACTAACAATTCAGATTTCAGACTTTCAATTAAACTAACACAGTAAGTCAGTAATACTAACTAACAATTCAGACTTGAGAGTTTCAATTCACTAATTCAGACTTCAGAATTTCAGTAAACTAAAGACTAAACATAACTACATAACAGAagcagaaaacaaaagaaaaaaatatatagcaGAAGCACTATCCACACATTTTAACCATGATTGAAGCATGAAGCATGAAGCATGAAGTACAGATTACAGAAGCAGGCAAGCAGCATCAGTTTTTTTtcacatattaatttttttttcaacagaTCAAACGCAGATCAGGGCCTTAATAACTTTGCAGAATTGAATAATTGCAACCAAAATTGTTAGCATTTGAATTAGTTTAACAAAATTACCTTGGAGATGGGCAGACTTTATCACTTGAAGCAGATCGGCAGTGCTTCAGTGAAGAAAAACAGAACAAGGCCGACGTGGGCAGAACAAGGGAGGGGAGGCAAACGGCGTGGTGGACTGGTGGTGGGCTCTGGCGCTGTGCGACTCTGCGTGGTGGTGGCCTGATGGGCTCTACGAGACTGCGACTCTGCGTGGTGGTCCTTCACTGGGCTCTGCGACGCTGTGTGGGTGAGCGGTGGGGGACGAGGGATGAGGCGAGGGGAGGTGAGAAGGCAAGGGGTCCGTCTGGACTCTGGCGTCCGGCCTCTGCGTGGCGGCGCAGACAACTTCACCGTTAGATGGTGGAGGGTGTGACGAGTGAGGCTGGCCGTGAGGGTTTGGTTGAGGGAGTCACTAGGGTTTCGAACTTTAGTTCACTCCTTCATTAGTGGGTGTGGGTTTAAGTTGCGGGTTTGGGTTAGCCGCTTCTGTAGGGTTTTTTTTTCTGggccaaaacgacgccgttttggcgAAAATGGGCAACGAAATTAAACTCGCTGACTCGCTAGCAAACTCGCGAGTTTGCACAATTTTATCCGAGTCTAGCCGAGTCAACCCGAGTCTACCCAGAAACGATTTTATGTCCGAGTCAACTCGATTCCACTAcctaaactcgtaaactcgtacgagtttacgagttaactcgcgagtttgacaaccatGGTTCTGATGCGTGCTCAGAGTTTCAATAATGTGTGTCTGATTGTTGCTTGATAGATCTGGGGTTTAGTGACTAACCATTTACCTAGAAAAGAGAGAATCTTATGGTAAAGCTTGACCAAGCCCTTGGAAACTTAAATTGACAAATTAATTTTCTAGAGGCCTGTGTTAAGCATCTCCCCATGCTTAAGTTTGATCATACTCCTCTTTGTCTCTAACTATTTTCTAGGCCTATTGTAAAAAGAGGGAGGAAACCATTCCACTTTGTTGCTACTTGGTTGACACATCCAGAGTTTGTTAATTTGGTGAGAAATCATTGGAAAGTTGATAGCTCTTAGTCTAATGacattagaaatttttaaaagttCCTAAAAGATTGGAATGCCTCAATTTTTGATATcttgaaaagaaaaggaaaattttgTGCAAATTTTAGGTTATAACTAATTGTCTGTCTAATGGCAGCAACTACTATCTTAAAGACCTTTTGTTCCAATTGTGTAAGGATTATAAGGAGGTCCTTGTGATGAGCAAAAAACTAATTTGCTCAAatattggcaagtgcaccaaatcgTTCAAGTTATACGGTGAGTGGATATCATTTTCACGAAAATTAATGGATTGAAGCAAGCAATGTCTAAATGAATCTCTAATTAGATCAATCAAATATTGGCAAGAG is a window encoding:
- the LOC107636892 gene encoding uncharacterized protein LOC107636892, giving the protein MSENVGSGTGSSLPSIPRPTPAVSRRKNATGNRSDIGWKHGIDVQGNGKKVKCNYCSKTISREIYRFKHNLAGTKDIGYKPPSYHELRETQLKKTVNNVDEMLTEFKVEWKRTGCSIMSDGWTDKKRRSIFVKMLEDAVEFVGEENVVQIVTDNAANYKAAGERMMETRKSLYWTPCAAHCIDLILEDFEKKLKGKDLVRPGATRFATAYLTLTCLHDNKGPLMTMFTSADWKTTKVASTPEGIRVQNMALDSRLWKNIVICLKTAAPLIIVLRLVDSNEKPAMGFIFEGMRNAKETIRTNFGCVKKSYEPIWEIIDGRWESQLHRPLHAAAYYLNPHYHYEPNFMVDDADIKIDLYSCLKKLVPNQEERKKVGLQLPDFHYARGLFGNETAKSSRKTMLPAEWWDFYGDSCPELKKFTIRVLSLTCSSSGCEHNWSAFKMVHTKRRNRLHQKKMNDLVYVMYNLKLKGKQIRKTQELEFDAVHSDDEWITEDVNENIAESVEHSHLPTNDNTNDDPNSNEFAIPSMNSNEFNMGEGEEEDEHVNDDEDFVGRVEPEAERNDVSDEDGEDDDVDAMEDEDIGGFEF